TTTTATCCACATAACATCTATGGTTCAGTCTTCTAATCAACGCTTAACTCTAGAAGAATTTCTCGCACTTCCCGAAGGAGATATTACACACGAGTTTGTTAACGGTGAAGCTGTACCAAAATATAAAGATAATGAAATGTCACCAAAATTTTTTCATAGCTCGACTACTGGTGCTTTATTTATACTATTGTCTGCATGGGCACAAGCAAAGGGTCGGGTTGTGATTGAATGGGCAATTAAACTAACACGAAATCAACAAGATTGGATGCCTGTAGCCGATCTGACCTATATTTCTCATAACCGTCTTCCTGCTGATTGGCTATTAGACGAAGCTTGTCCTGTCGCACCTGAATTAGTCATCGAAATCATTTCACCTGGTCAAACTTTTGGTGAAATTGCAGAGAAGGGCTACATAAAATTAATATTTTGATTTAGCAATGCCAAAAAATCTAGCGGGGAAAAACCTTTACAGTCTCACTGGCTATAGATAACTCTACTCTTGTACCCACAGGTAACGCTATATCTTTCAGCGTCCTGGCATGGAGTTCTTTACCAGAGGGAGTTTGTAAACAATATTGGTATTCACGTCCTAAAAACCTTCGAGTACGGACAACTACGGGCGCATCTGTGGCTGGCTTTAAGATAAAGTCTTCTTGGCGGATCATGATTTCGCCACTATCATCAGTATGATTTGCTGTTAACTCAAAACTGCCGATTTCTGTTTTCCATAAATTCCCTTGACGATGGGCGGGAAGGAAATTAGCTTGAGTGACAAATTCGGCGACGAATCTTGATGCTGGATGAGTATAAATTTCTTCTGGCGTGCCTAATTGCTCTAAATGTCCTTGGCGCATCACACCCACTATATCTGAAATAGCTAATGCTTCTTCTTGATCGTGGGTAACAAAAATTGCTGAAGTACCCGCAGCTTTGAGAATGTCGCGCACTTCTTCTCGCAAGCGCAACCTAACTTGGATATCAAGATTGCTCAAAGGTTCATCCAAAAGCATGAGTTGGGGTTGGGGTGCTAAAGCACGGGCGAGGGCAACTCTTTGCTGCTGTCCACCTGAGAGTTCATAAGGGTAACGTTTTTCTAAGCCTTCGAGTCTCACCAAATTAATGACTTCGGCTATGCGTTTTTGTATTTGTTGTTTACTGAAATGTTTCAACCCAAAAGCCACATTTTCTGCCACATTTAGATGGGGAAACAGGGCATAATCTTGAAAAACAACGCCGATGTCACGCTGTTCGGCTGGTATGCAAGTAGAATTATTACAAACTATCTGCCCACCAATTTTAATTTCTCCTACTTGCGATCGCTCAAAACCAGCAATCATTCTCAACAGCGTAGTTTTACCACAACCGGATGGGCCGAGCAATCCCAAGATATCTCCTTGTTGCAACGTCAAAGATACGTTATCTACAGCAGGGAAGGCACTTTCTGCAAACCGCTTGGTGACATTTTGTAAATCTAGAATTACTTGTTGCATAGGGAGTGGAGAGTACTATAGTTCAATTACTTGAAAAGTTTCAAATCAGTAGAGGTGGAATTCTATAAGTGATTTACTCCTTCTACCTCCTGCCTACTGCCCCCTGTCTCCTTCAATACTTGCTCTTTTTTGACGTTCTCTTGAGATAGCACCAATAAAGTTGAACCCATAGAAACCAACAGCATCGCTAACGAAGCCGCCGCCGCATCGGCAAAATCTACATTTTCTGTAGCTTGCCAAATTTGCATTGCTAAAGTACTAAAGCCAATAGGCGCTAACAACATGGTGGCGGGTAGTTCTTTAATCGCTGTTAAAAATACCAGCACCGCACCACTCAACACACCTGGTTGTACTAGAGGTAGGGTAACTTCTCTTAAAGTTTGCCAAGCATTCCTACCTAGACTACGCGCTGATTCTTCTAGCTGGGGATTGACTTGCAAAAGCGAACTGCGGACTGTTCCCACTGATTGCGGTAAGAATAAAACTAAATATGCAAATATCAGCATCGGCAGAGTTTGGTACAATGCTAGCAAATAATTGGCACCAAAAAATACCAAAGATAAGGCAACAACTATTCCTGGAACTCCAAAACCTATATAAGAACAGCGTTCAATTATGGCGGTGATTTTACTCGGAAATCTGACTGCTAAAATTGCTACTGGTAAGGCAAAGATGGTGGTAGCTAAAGCCGCTAATCCAGCTGCGCCAATGGAGTTGAGAATGGTGGGGAATAAATTGGGGAAAGTATAGCCACCGTTAAGTCCGCGAATCAGCCAAAATAAGGTGATACCTACTGGCAAAACTACACCGAAGCTAGTAATTAGTAGACAAAAACCGAAAGCCGGCCATTTCCAAATTCCCAACTTGACAATTTTTGGTGGACGTAGAGAGGCGGAACCACGACTATAATAAGCTGCCCGCGATCGCATTCGATATTCTAACCACAAAATCAGCAGCACCAATGTCACCAACATCAAAGATAAGGCTGCGGCTGAGTTCCGATTAAAGCTAGTTTTATATTGTAAAAAAATTGCCCGCGTAAAGGCATCAAATCGCATCAGCGAAGGTGTACCAAAGTCGCGCAAGGCATATAAAGCTACTAATAATCCACCTGCAATTAGTGATGGTTTCAACTGTGGCAAAACTACCTTAAAAAAGGTTTCTCTACTACCATAACCCAAACTACGAGACGCTTCTTCTAGAGATGGATCAATACCTTGTAATCCAGAACGCACACTCAGCAGCATATAGGGATAGGTAAACAAAGTGATTGCCAAAACTGTCCCAGGAAAACCATAAATTGAAGGTAATTCTTCTACTCCTAATGGTTGAAGCAATAACTGCAAAAAACTACCCCGTGGTGCCAAAGTTGCAATCAGCGCAAAGCTGCCTACATAGCTAGGAACCGCTAAGGGTAATGTTGTTGCCACTAACCAGAAACGTCTTCCTGGTAAGTCTGTCCGCACTGTTAAAAATGCCAATGGTACGGCAATTAGTGTAGAAAATAACGTCACTGTTGCCGCCATTGCCGCACTGTTAAAAAAAACCATAATATTGCGGGGACGAGAAATCAATTCCCAGAACTCTTCCCCGCCAATACCTGCGGTGCGAATTACTAAGTATAGCAATGGCAGGGCAATAGCAATTGCCACTACCGCTGCCGATAATGTGAGAAATAATGGAGGGCGAACCGCTTTCAACTGTTACAAAACTCCTGCCTTCTGCAATAAATTCAACGTTGCTGGCAAATCATCTAAATCTGTCAAGTTAACATTGGGTGGATTTAGCTTACTGATTGGTATTTGTTTTGATGGTGCTGGGATTCCTTTTACTAAAGGATACTCATTAGTTTCTTGAGCAAAGTAATTTTGTGAACTCTGTTTGAGCAGATAATCAATTAAAGCTTCTACATCAGCTTTTTGATCTGTGGTTTTCGTAATTGCTACTCCTGCCACATTAATCATTGATCCTGCATCTTTGCTTGTATAGTGGTGGGCAACAGGAAAGTTCGGATTATCTTTTTTGAAGCGATACAAGTAGTAATTATTCACTAAACCAAGATGAACTTCTCCCCGCCCCACAGCTTCGACGATCGCAGCATTTTTACCGTAATCTTTGACACCGTTAGCTTTCATCGCTTTGAGCCATTGGAGAGTTTTTTCGTCTCCATTTAAGACTCGCATTGCTGTAACAAATGACTGAAATGAGCCGTTAGCCGGTGCCCAGCCAACTTTACCGCGCCATTTTGGTTCTGTTAACTGCGAAATTGATGTCGGTAGTTCCCCTGATTTAACTAACTTTGTATTGTAGTCAATGACACGGGCGCGACCGGAAATTCCTAGCCAATGCCCTTTAGCAGAACGAAAGCGAGAATCAACCTTGTTTAGCAGTTTAGAGGCAATTGGTAGCGTTACCTGTTTTTTCTCCAAAGTGCCTAAAGCACCAGCGTCTTGAGCGAAAAACAAGTCTGCACGGCTATTTTTACCTTCTTCCAAAAGTGCGATCGCTAATTCAGCAGTATCGCCATAACGCACTTGAATATCCTGATTCAAGTCTTTTTTGGCTTTCTCAATTAAGGGGCCAATTAGTTTTTCTTCTCTGCCTGAATAGATTACGAGGGTTTTCGTTTGAGCATTTACAGCCACCCCGATTCCCCAACCTAGCGTTACAGCTAGAGCTAACGCTGAAACTTTCAGCAATGGTAAACTTTTCAATTTCCAATCCTCCACCTTAATACTTACCAGGAAGTTTTTGCAATAATCTTGGTATTCTCAACCTTTACCATTAACCTGTACTGGTAAGCAATAAACTTTCTCAAAAAATTTAGATTTTTCCTACCTTGGCCAGATGTATTCCAGTCAATAGCAAGTTATATGACTTGTACTTGCTGCATGAGCTTGAGTGTTGTTTCTAAATCGCTAAGATTACTCAAGTCGATTTTTTGAGTTTGTTTTTTAATTTCTTGGAGAGATTTTAGCTTACCTTTGGGCGCAACAGCCGAAGTTAGAGGATACTCAAAAGTTTGATTAGCAAAGTAGTTTTGGGCATTTTCATTCAGCATGAATTCGACAAACTTTTGAGCAATATTGGGATGTTTGGCGCTGTTAAGAATTGCTACACCTGCGACATTTACCAAGGAACCCACATCATCAGTAAAATGATGCTCCACAGGAACTTGAGGATTATCTTGTTTGATTCGTTCTAGATAATAATGATTGACAAATCCCACAGCAATTTCGCCGCGAGATAAGGCTTCTACGATCGCAGTATTATTAGGATAAACTTTAGCATTGTTAGCTTTAATACCTTCTAACCATTGCCTAGCCTTGTCTTCTCCTTCTGCAACTCGTAAGGCGGTGACAAAGGATTGAAAGGAACCATTTGTAGGTGCCCAGCCAATTTTACCTTTCCATTTCGGTTCAGTAAAGCCAAAAATAGACGATGGTAATTCCCCTGGTTTTACTAATTTAGAGTTGTAATCTACTGTACGCACTCTCCCCGAAATACCTAGCCATTTCCCCTCTGGTGAACGGTAGGTACTATCTACTTGATTGAGAAGAGATGTTGGTAACTGTACTGCTCGATTTGCTTTTTGAATAGCTCCAAGGGCGCTAGCATCTTGGGCGAAGAAGACATCTGCGGGACTGTTTGCCCCTTCTTCCAAAATTGCTGATGCTAACTCAGCAGTATCGCCATAGCGGACTTGTACCTTAGCATTGCTTTGTTGCTCAAATTGTTTGATCAGCTCGCCAATGAGTTTTTCGTTGCGTCCTGAGTAGATTACTAGCTCTTTTTCTAAGACACCAGTAGCAGCCGTAGCTGGTGTAGCTTGCCCTGAAGGCGATTCGGCAGTATCGGTGGGAGTTTGATTAGGATTACAAGCGATCGCTAATCCACCACTAGCAGTTGCTAGTCCTACTATATAGACAAATTTGCGGCGCTTCATAAGCTTTCTCCAATAGAACACACACTATTAATAACTTTATTGAAATATATTACTATTAATTTAGGCAGTTTACCTAATGACATTTTAATGTATACTCAGATTAATATATTGCTAATTCAATAGACAGAAGCAATTAAGTTCTTAGTTAAGATAATTATTTATCCATATTATTGTCAATTAATTAGAATAATTTTTTGAAAAAGAATTGATAATTGTTTTTATTAAATAAAAAATGCCTAAAAGCAATAATTTCTATCTGGAAATTATTCTTATATAAATTGGTGAAAAAATGTTTTCAGACAAAATTACCGTCTGGCTTTTGGTTGCTAGCACCAAAACAACGTAGGTATTTTTTGGGCAAACAGATAGGATCTATGAAAAGAGTAGAATTTTAGGAGTAAACCTCTGTCTTTACAAGCCATTACCGTTCCCACAGCAACTTCTCAACCCCCAGCAGGCTTAATTGTCACTTTGCATGGTTGGGGTGCTAATGCTGAGGATGTAGCATCTTTGTTACCCTTGCTCAACTTACCCGATTACCAGTTTGTATTGCCCAATGCACCTTATCCTTATCCCTATTCCCCTATAGGGAGGGCATGGTATGACCTGCGGGTGGAAAATATGTATCAAGGGTTGGCAGAAAGTCGGCAACTGCTAACAGATTTCTTGGAATCTTTAGAAAGTACCACTGGCATACCTTTGTCACGTACCATTTTGAGTGGATTTTCTCAAGGCGGAGCAATGACTTTAGATGTCGGTTCAAAATTACCCTTAGCAGGTTTAGTTGTGATGAGCGGGTATTTACATCCTGACGCGCTAACGGCAGCTAAAAGTGGGATTCCGCCGACTTTAATCACTCACGGTACATATGATGAAGTTGTGCCCCTGAAAGCTGCTTTGAAGGCACGAGAAACTCTCAAGTCTCTAGGAGTGGCAGTAGAATACCACGAATTTGATATGGGGCATGAAATAGATCCAAAAACGTTAGAGGTGCTACGAAATTTCGTTGTAAATACAATTGCTTAGTCAGGATTACGAATTTTTGATAAATTCTGGTACAAATTCTGACAATTTTCACGAACTTAATGACTTCTAATGAGTAATATATATTGGGTGGCTGCGTTCAGCGCAACTTAACCCATGCTGAAGGCGAGTGCTGCATAAGGGAGGGGCAAGTATTATGACAACTTTAAGCATTTCCCAAAAAGAAATTGCTGCCATGAGTGCAGTAGAAGTAGAAGAACTAGCTACACGTCTGGAACTGGATAATTATAGTAATGCTTTTGAGGGTTTAAACGATTGGCATCTATTGCGAGCGATCGCATTTCAGCGTCCAGAGTTAGTTGAACCCTATATCTACCTCTTAGACTTGGAACCCTATGATGAAGCTTAGTTGAGAGTTAGGAGTTAGGAGTTAAGAATTAGGATTTATAACTATTTAGTACTAATTTTTGAACGACTCACTCCTAACTTTTTACCATGACTAATCCAAAATTGAACAGGGTTCTTATTGGTGTAGGTGGCGGTATAGCCGCCTACAAAATCTGTGAATTGGTTTCGACGCTGTTTAAAACTGGGGTAGAGGTTCGAGTTATCCTCACCCGTTCGGCGCAAAAATTTATCACGCCTCTGACAATATCCACCCTATCTCGTCATCCCGCCTACACAGATGATGATTTCTGGCAGCCAACTCACTCTCGTCCCTTGCATATTGAGTTGGGTGAATGGGCAGATGTCATGGTAATTGCTCCTTTGACAGCTAATACATTAGCCAAGTTAGCCTACGGGATGGCTGATAATTTACTCACAAATACCGTGCTGGCTTCTACTTGTCCCGTGCTGTTAGCACCAGCGATGAATACTGATATGTGGGAACAGCGATCGGTGCAACGGAATTGGCAACAGTTATTGCCAGATAGCCGATATCATGGAATGAATACAGCATCAGGGTTATTAGCGTGCGATCGCATCGGTGCTGGTAGATTAGCAGAACCTCCAGAAATTTTGGCTCACATCCAATCGCTGTTACACACTCAAGGCAAACGAGATTTAGTCGGAAAACGAGTCTTAATTAGTGCTGGGGGAACGCGAGAGTATCTTGACCCAGTAAGGTTTATTGGTAATCCTTCCACAGGTAAAATGGGATTAGCTTTAGCACAAGCCGCATTTCACCGAGGCGCAAACGTCACCTTGGTACATGGCCCAGCTAATTGGGATGTACCATTAGGAGTAGAAGCAATTCCCGTTGTTAGTGCAGACGAAATGCAGCACGTCATGGTGGAATGTTTACCCAACGCTGATATCATTGTGATGTCAGCAGCCGTGGCCGATGTGAAGCCACGAGATTATAGTACAGAGAAATTGCCCAAGCGATCGCTCCCTCAAGCTTTACCCTTGGAACCCGTACCAGATATAGTCGCCCAATTAGCAGAACTCAAACAGCCGCATCAGATATTAGTTGGCTTTGCTGCACAAACTGGAGATATTGTCAAACCTGCGTTAGAAAAATTACAGAAGAAAAAATTAGATGCGATCGTTGCTAATCCCATCGATCAACCTGATAGTGGTTTTGGGAGCGATCGTAATCAAGCGATATTTTTAAATAGTCAAGGAAATCAGGTAGAAATTGCACCTTGTTCTAAATTAGAAATGGCACATCAATTATTTGATTTTGCGATCGCCAAATTTTAGGATATCAATATTTTTCCAGAGTCCGAAATCGATGAGAGAATTAGCAATCGAATCACCATCCACCTGGCGTTTCATCCCTATGCTTCAGACATCAGGAGGAGTGCAAATGGCGATCGATGCTTGGTTGTTCAATCAATGTGAAAAGGGGCAGCACCCGCCCACGCTGCGTTTTTATACCTGGTATCCACACGCGCTTTCCTTGGGACATCTGCAAAGACAATGGCCTACCCAGTGGCATAATCTGACTTACCAGGGACAGTCCCTCGAACTAGTACGTCGGCCAACGGGAGGTAGAGCTGTTCTCCACCAAGGAGATTTAAGCTACGCCCTGATTACCTCAGCTAGTAGTGGAAAAAGCTGGGGTACTTATGAAAAAATCTGTAACTTTTTAATCCAAGGCTGGCAAACATTGGGTATCCAGTTAAATTATGGTTCTGCTGGACGAGGTTACATTCATAATCCCAGTTGCTTCAATACAGCAACAGCTGCGGACTTAGTTACTGCTGATGGAAGTAAATTTATTGGTAGTGCCCAACGCAAGGGAAGAAATACCATTCTTCAACACGGTTCGATGATTTTATCTACAGACAAAGGTTTATTTCAGGAAATCTTTGAACAACCAGCTCCGTGGAATATCTCACTTTGTAATACGCAGGAAGAGGATGGGTGGATTGCAAAGATTGTGGATACGCTGACAGAGACAGCAAAACAGCACTTTGGTATAGAACTAGTTACCCAACCATTCACTGATCTTGAATGGCAAGATATTCTCAAATTGCGATCGCTTTATGAAGTGCATTAGCGTAGCTCACCGTAAGTATCGCCTCTTCCAAAACTTGAGGTTATGTAGCAAATACGTAGAAAAGTCTATGATATCATATCATGTCTGCCAAATTACCCATAATAAAATAACCCCACCCCCAACCCCTCCCCGCCTGCGGGGAGGGGAGACAAAGCACAGCTTTGGCGGGGTGGGGTTCTTCGGGTTTAATCAGCAATCAAGCGGACATGATATCAAGCACCAATTGAGAAAGGAAAAAAATGAAACCGGCTGTATTGAGCTATTCGGCGTCGCAAAGCTGGATAATTTGAGCAGATTACAGGCGGCGTTATACATTAATAAGTGTATCTGCAATACCGGACTTGTTCTGGCTTAGTCTCAATAGCAAAGGTTTGGAGATGTTTACTTTATCAGAAACTTCTATCCTGGCAGCAATCCTACTGGTAGCTTTAGGCATTTTAGGCTGGGGCTTTTATCGCGCCAGACCTTTTGGTAAACTGGGAATTTTAGCCTGGTTACAGTCGGTGGTGTTGATGACTCCCTGGCTCCTGTTTTTTGGATTGTTTGCCGCAGGGATTTACATTAATATAGCGGGTATATTGTTCTTAGTGGTGACATCCGCTGGATTGTACGTTTATTTGGGCAGACAGTTACGCGCAGCTGGGCAAGATGCCATCCTCAAGCAACGTGCAACCGAAAGACTCGCTGCTGCTTCCTCACTTGAAGCAAATTCCCCACAATTAGCAGTCGCAGAACTGAAAGCGGAAATTCCACCAATACCGGAAGATGACTTGAATGCAATTAAAGGCATTTTTGGTATCGATACATTTTTTGCCACAGAAACCATCGCCTACCAAGATGGAGCCATTTTCAAAGGTAATTTGCGGGGAGAACCAGAAGAGACTCACAACCGTTTAACTGCAAGTTTACAGCAACGCCTTGGCGATCGCTATCGTCTGTTTTTAGTGGAAAACACAGACGGTAGACCCGTGATGATTGTCCTACCGAGCCGTAACGATCCCCGGCCGATGTTGTTATCGCAAAAAGTCTTTGCAGGTATTCTGTTGGTAGCGACCATTGCTACTAATTTAGAAGCTGCGGGATTACTACTGAATTTTGATTTTTTTGGCAATCCAGGGCGGTTTCAAGAAGCTTTGCCCATAGGTGCTGGAATATTTTCGATTTTACTAGCTCACGAAATTGGTCATTGGTTACTTGCACAGCGTCACCAAATTCGCCTTAGCTGGCCCTTCTTTCTACCCGCAGTGCAAATTGGCTCTTTTGGGGCAATTACCCGCTTTGAGTCTCTGTTGCCTAACCGCAAGGTATTATTTGATATTGCCTTGGCAGGGCCAGCCGCAGGTGGTATTGTCTCTTTGTTAATGCTGGTGACAGGCTTGCTACTTTCCCGCCCAGGTAGTTTATTTCAATTGCCCAATCAGTTTTTCCAAGGGTCGATTTTGGTGGGAAGTTTGGCGCGAGTTGTCCTTGGTTCGGCGTTGCAGTCACCCCTAGTAAGCGTTCATCCCCTAGTGGTGATTGGTTGGCTGGGGTTAGTAATTACCGCTTTGAACTTAATGCCCGCAGGACAACTAGATGGTGGGCGGATTGTGCAGGCGATTTATGGACGCAAAACCGCAGGAAGGGCAACGATCGCAACTTTAATTTTACTGGCGCTAGTGTCTCTTGGTAATATGATTGCCATGTACTGGGCGATCGTGATTTTCTTTTTGCAACGGGATCAAGAACGCCCCAGCTTGAATGAAGTCACTGAACCTGATGATGCTAGAGCCGCTTTGGGTCTTTTAGCTCTATTCTTGATGATTACTACTCTTTTACCCCTAACTCCCGCCTTGGCTGGGCGTTTGGGAATAGGATAGAGAGTTCTGAGTGAGGAGTTAGGAGTTAGGAGTTTGAAGAACTCTGCCTATCTCCCTACTCCCCACATTTCTATGGTTTCCAACCTGCTAGCAGATTCGGGTAAGCCGTTGGTGTGGGAAAAATATTCTGGAAGCCAGTTTGACGCTCTTGCGGCTTTTCTTTGCTCATGTTCCAGAGGGTTTCATAGAAAAAGAAAGAAACTCCAGCAAAGTTGCGATCGCGTACTTTTTGCACTTGTGTTTGAATCTGCTGCATCGGTACGGATTTATTTTTCAAGCCAGCCAAAATGCCTACACTCACTGGAATATGGCTCTTAGCTGCTTTCACTTCTGGATACTCTAATTCACGAACAAAGATATTCAAATCATCTCGATATATCTGCAAAACTAAGTCTTCAACAATTCCCAGCCGTTCCCACTTCTGCCAGTCTGCTAAAAAGAAGTCATAAGAAAAACGTTGAGGATTGGGTGCAACTGAAACCAAGCAATTTTTTTTAGTAGCTTTGATAGCTGTAAATACCCGTTTCATAAAGTCGGTGATTTTATTAGCTCTCCAGCGTACCCACTCTGGATCTTTAAAGTTTTTAGAAGGAGCTTTACCACGGTGTTCTTTTTTGTAGAGTGCCACTGTATAGGCATCATATCCTAACTCTGATGGTAAGCCAAAATGATCATCAAATTGAATGCCATCGATATTGTAGTTTCTAACAATTTCAACAATTAAATCTTGGATAAACTGTTGTACTTCTGGGCGAAAGGGATTTAGCCAAACGCGATTATGTGTCCCTTCTTTGACAATCCGAGTCCCATCACTGCGACTAGTGAGCCATTGGGGACGATTTTTAGCTAATAGAGAATCTGCTGGTGCCATGAAGCCAAATTCAAACCAGGGAATCACTGTTAACCCTTTTTGATGTCCCACATCCACAATTTCTTTGAGAATATCTCGCCCTTTGAGTCCGGGTGTGGGATCGAGCGATCGCCCGATAACTTTTTGGGCAACTTTGCTAGGATACAATGTATATCCCCAATTCCAAACCGCCGGATATATCGTGTTAAAATTGAGTTCATCAAGGCGTTGCAAAGATCCCTTGAGGCGATCGCGCTCAAATAACACATCACTATCAATATTGGTTAACCACACCCCCCTTAACTCAGATTTTGGCGTTGACGGCAGATTAATCTGAGCGTTCAAGGGGAACGACAACATCGCTGTAGCGATCGCACTCAAGGTAAGCATAACGATAAACAAAAGAGACTTTCTACTTTGGCGAATATTCCACCAAGAAGAAAACTCAACACACCACTCTACAAACCTTTTCATCATTATTTAAAATGTCTGTGTCAGTGAAGGAAACATTGGCATGATCACTAATATTAATGCTTAACCTTTGTTTCCTGCTCTAAAAACAGATTGCCAATATCAAATAAAAGTTGCATAGTCCCGCGATAGCCAACTTTGCAGAACTGACCACTATCTAGCGGTCAAAAATGGGAATTCCTTGACGGTAGAGAGGAATTTTTAAGCGTTGAGCGATCGCCACTCCATAAGAGTTGGTTATTAGCAAATCAGATCCAACCGCCAATTGCTCAAAGTCTTCCAAATCGCCGATAGTGACGCTCTTAATCGGCAGTTTTTCTAGCAGAGGAAAGCGTGTCGTTGTCACTGCTGCGTGAATCTCAACTCCAAGCGATCGCGCCGAAATCCCAAACCACGACAAAGTGTTTAAGTGCTTTGTATCTGCTTATTTACCTGATTGGGGGGATCGGGATGAAAATACTTTAGGAAAAACAACTTGAGCTAGAAAGA
This portion of the Nostoc sp. GT001 genome encodes:
- a CDS encoding ABC transporter ATP-binding protein, with translation MQQVILDLQNVTKRFAESAFPAVDNVSLTLQQGDILGLLGPSGCGKTTLLRMIAGFERSQVGEIKIGGQIVCNNSTCIPAEQRDIGVVFQDYALFPHLNVAENVAFGLKHFSKQQIQKRIAEVINLVRLEGLEKRYPYELSGGQQQRVALARALAPQPQLMLLDEPLSNLDIQVRLRLREEVRDILKAAGTSAIFVTHDQEEALAISDIVGVMRQGHLEQLGTPEEIYTHPASRFVAEFVTQANFLPAHRQGNLWKTEIGSFELTANHTDDSGEIMIRQEDFILKPATDAPVVVRTRRFLGREYQYCLQTPSGKELHARTLKDIALPVGTRVELSIASETVKVFPR
- a CDS encoding iron ABC transporter permease, which gives rise to MKAVRPPLFLTLSAAVVAIAIALPLLYLVIRTAGIGGEEFWELISRPRNIMVFFNSAAMAATVTLFSTLIAVPLAFLTVRTDLPGRRFWLVATTLPLAVPSYVGSFALIATLAPRGSFLQLLLQPLGVEELPSIYGFPGTVLAITLFTYPYMLLSVRSGLQGIDPSLEEASRSLGYGSRETFFKVVLPQLKPSLIAGGLLVALYALRDFGTPSLMRFDAFTRAIFLQYKTSFNRNSAAALSLMLVTLVLLILWLEYRMRSRAAYYSRGSASLRPPKIVKLGIWKWPAFGFCLLITSFGVVLPVGITLFWLIRGLNGGYTFPNLFPTILNSIGAAGLAALATTIFALPVAILAVRFPSKITAIIERCSYIGFGVPGIVVALSLVFFGANYLLALYQTLPMLIFAYLVLFLPQSVGTVRSSLLQVNPQLEESARSLGRNAWQTLREVTLPLVQPGVLSGAVLVFLTAIKELPATMLLAPIGFSTLAMQIWQATENVDFADAAAASLAMLLVSMGSTLLVLSQENVKKEQVLKETGGSRQEVEGVNHL
- a CDS encoding iron ABC transporter substrate-binding protein — encoded protein: MKSLPLLKVSALALAVTLGWGIGVAVNAQTKTLVIYSGREEKLIGPLIEKAKKDLNQDIQVRYGDTAELAIALLEEGKNSRADLFFAQDAGALGTLEKKQVTLPIASKLLNKVDSRFRSAKGHWLGISGRARVIDYNTKLVKSGELPTSISQLTEPKWRGKVGWAPANGSFQSFVTAMRVLNGDEKTLQWLKAMKANGVKDYGKNAAIVEAVGRGEVHLGLVNNYYLYRFKKDNPNFPVAHHYTSKDAGSMINVAGVAITKTTDQKADVEALIDYLLKQSSQNYFAQETNEYPLVKGIPAPSKQIPISKLNPPNVNLTDLDDLPATLNLLQKAGVL
- a CDS encoding iron ABC transporter substrate-binding protein — its product is MKRRKFVYIVGLATASGGLAIACNPNQTPTDTAESPSGQATPATAATGVLEKELVIYSGRNEKLIGELIKQFEQQSNAKVQVRYGDTAELASAILEEGANSPADVFFAQDASALGAIQKANRAVQLPTSLLNQVDSTYRSPEGKWLGISGRVRTVDYNSKLVKPGELPSSIFGFTEPKWKGKIGWAPTNGSFQSFVTALRVAEGEDKARQWLEGIKANNAKVYPNNTAIVEALSRGEIAVGFVNHYYLERIKQDNPQVPVEHHFTDDVGSLVNVAGVAILNSAKHPNIAQKFVEFMLNENAQNYFANQTFEYPLTSAVAPKGKLKSLQEIKKQTQKIDLSNLSDLETTLKLMQQVQVI
- a CDS encoding alpha/beta hydrolase; this translates as MSLQAITVPTATSQPPAGLIVTLHGWGANAEDVASLLPLLNLPDYQFVLPNAPYPYPYSPIGRAWYDLRVENMYQGLAESRQLLTDFLESLESTTGIPLSRTILSGFSQGGAMTLDVGSKLPLAGLVVMSGYLHPDALTAAKSGIPPTLITHGTYDEVVPLKAALKARETLKSLGVAVEYHEFDMGHEIDPKTLEVLRNFVVNTIA
- a CDS encoding DUF2555 domain-containing protein; this translates as MTTLSISQKEIAAMSAVEVEELATRLELDNYSNAFEGLNDWHLLRAIAFQRPELVEPYIYLLDLEPYDEA
- the coaBC gene encoding bifunctional phosphopantothenoylcysteine decarboxylase/phosphopantothenate--cysteine ligase CoaBC, which gives rise to MTNPKLNRVLIGVGGGIAAYKICELVSTLFKTGVEVRVILTRSAQKFITPLTISTLSRHPAYTDDDFWQPTHSRPLHIELGEWADVMVIAPLTANTLAKLAYGMADNLLTNTVLASTCPVLLAPAMNTDMWEQRSVQRNWQQLLPDSRYHGMNTASGLLACDRIGAGRLAEPPEILAHIQSLLHTQGKRDLVGKRVLISAGGTREYLDPVRFIGNPSTGKMGLALAQAAFHRGANVTLVHGPANWDVPLGVEAIPVVSADEMQHVMVECLPNADIIVMSAAVADVKPRDYSTEKLPKRSLPQALPLEPVPDIVAQLAELKQPHQILVGFAAQTGDIVKPALEKLQKKKLDAIVANPIDQPDSGFGSDRNQAIFLNSQGNQVEIAPCSKLEMAHQLFDFAIAKF
- a CDS encoding biotin/lipoate A/B protein ligase family protein, producing the protein MRELAIESPSTWRFIPMLQTSGGVQMAIDAWLFNQCEKGQHPPTLRFYTWYPHALSLGHLQRQWPTQWHNLTYQGQSLELVRRPTGGRAVLHQGDLSYALITSASSGKSWGTYEKICNFLIQGWQTLGIQLNYGSAGRGYIHNPSCFNTATAADLVTADGSKFIGSAQRKGRNTILQHGSMILSTDKGLFQEIFEQPAPWNISLCNTQEEDGWIAKIVDTLTETAKQHFGIELVTQPFTDLEWQDILKLRSLYEVH